Proteins encoded together in one Priestia aryabhattai window:
- a CDS encoding MFS transporter, producing the protein MFSKRPLSVLLISTLSMIIAFAVWSVFAPIAADIQVMYSLTNAEKSILIATPVLLGSLMRIPMGILTDRFGGRKVYSLTMLALLLPTICAGFTHSYSMLLFWAFFIGMAGTTFAISITYVSKWYSPQKQGFILGIAGMGNLGSAVASFSIPLIFSSFGLPWVFWSLAIAVALMALLLWVGTSDHPSAASPKTLQESLSVLKFKETWFLSVFYFLTFGGFVTFSIYLPTILHDQFNASTVESGLKTAVFVVLATFVRPLGGYLSDVFGAKKVLTFVFTGMLLIGLFIAFTISAFSLFSVGCLLAAITLGIGNGAVFKMVPSVSTGNIGAVTGIVGAFGGVGGFFPPIVLGFIKDTSGDYVVGFSLLAIFSLFCLLLNYSGFKKQNVRINQKHLA; encoded by the coding sequence ATGTTTTCTAAACGGCCCTTATCTGTACTTCTTATCTCGACTTTATCCATGATTATTGCTTTTGCAGTATGGTCTGTCTTCGCACCTATCGCTGCAGATATTCAAGTGATGTATTCATTAACCAATGCTGAAAAAAGTATCTTAATCGCCACTCCCGTCTTATTAGGTTCTCTGATGCGAATTCCGATGGGGATTTTAACAGATCGCTTCGGGGGAAGAAAAGTGTATTCTTTGACTATGCTGGCTCTTTTACTCCCTACCATTTGTGCAGGCTTTACTCATTCTTACTCCATGCTACTCTTTTGGGCATTTTTTATCGGCATGGCTGGAACAACATTTGCTATTTCCATTACATATGTCTCTAAATGGTATTCACCTCAAAAGCAAGGTTTTATTTTAGGGATTGCCGGGATGGGTAACTTAGGATCGGCGGTAGCAAGCTTTAGTATTCCACTTATCTTTTCTTCTTTTGGCTTGCCTTGGGTATTTTGGAGTTTAGCAATTGCGGTAGCCCTAATGGCTCTTTTATTATGGGTAGGAACTTCAGACCACCCTTCTGCTGCTTCTCCCAAAACGTTGCAGGAATCTTTATCGGTATTAAAATTTAAAGAAACTTGGTTTTTGTCTGTTTTCTATTTTTTAACATTTGGTGGATTTGTCACGTTCAGCATCTATCTTCCTACCATTTTGCATGATCAATTTAATGCTTCAACTGTAGAAAGTGGGCTAAAAACAGCTGTTTTTGTTGTACTAGCAACGTTTGTACGGCCTCTTGGAGGATATTTATCGGATGTATTCGGAGCAAAAAAAGTACTCACCTTCGTCTTTACTGGAATGCTACTAATAGGGTTATTTATTGCATTTACCATCAGTGCCTTCTCCCTATTTAGCGTAGGTTGTTTACTTGCAGCCATTACTCTTGGTATCGGAAATGGAGCTGTTTTTAAAATGGTTCCATCTGTTTCAACAGGAAATATTGGAGCTGTTACCGGCATCGTAGGAGCATTCGGAGGAGTAGGCGGCTTTTTCCCTCCCATTGTGCTAGGCTTTATAAAAGATACAAGCGGAGATTACGTTGTAGGTTTTTCCTTACTAGCGATTTTTTCCCTATTCTGTCTCTTACTGAATTATTCTGGATTCAAAAAACAAAATGTACGTATTAACCAAAAGCACCTTGCCTGA
- the speE gene encoding polyamine aminopropyltransferase, which translates to MTEKHPLSGYKKDDNGVLWIWSYVGQARVKMGYKVKSLLHYEQSSYQQISIVDTKWYGKMLVLDGTPQISTGEGFIYNEMISHVPIITHSNPQKVAMIGGGDCGPVREAMKYDGIQQIDVVEIDPKVTEICRTWLTPASCYDGETRLNMIHRDGIDWIQEQKGVYDVLIIDRPDPVGPGKKLFQPDFYQYVHNSLKDDGVVVFQSGSPYYNTSTLQGTIKNLKELFPIVRTYLVTIPLFPCGIWSFTIASKKMDPLQADLTKLQHTHTQYIDPEIFRASFVLPKYIKEIVDGKDS; encoded by the coding sequence GTGACAGAAAAGCATCCTCTTTCAGGTTATAAAAAGGATGATAATGGAGTTCTCTGGATATGGAGTTACGTTGGACAGGCTAGAGTGAAAATGGGGTATAAAGTAAAAAGTCTGCTTCACTATGAGCAATCTTCCTATCAACAAATCAGTATTGTGGATACAAAATGGTATGGGAAAATGTTAGTGCTAGATGGTACTCCACAAATTTCAACAGGAGAAGGGTTTATTTATAATGAAATGATTAGCCATGTGCCAATTATAACGCATTCAAATCCCCAAAAAGTTGCGATGATTGGCGGAGGAGATTGTGGTCCTGTACGGGAGGCAATGAAGTATGACGGAATTCAACAAATTGATGTAGTCGAAATTGATCCAAAAGTTACAGAAATCTGCCGCACATGGCTAACTCCGGCTTCTTGTTATGATGGTGAAACCAGGCTCAATATGATACATCGCGATGGAATAGATTGGATTCAAGAACAAAAGGGAGTTTATGATGTTCTAATAATTGATCGACCTGACCCTGTTGGACCGGGAAAAAAACTATTTCAACCTGATTTTTATCAATATGTCCACAACAGCCTTAAGGATGATGGCGTGGTTGTTTTTCAATCGGGATCTCCTTACTACAATACTTCTACGTTACAAGGCACAATTAAAAATTTAAAGGAGCTATTTCCAATTGTTCGCACATATCTAGTGACTATACCTCTTTTCCCTTGTGGCATTTGGAGTTTTACTATTGCTTCTAAAAAAATGGATCCTCTTCAGGCCGATTTGACGAAGTTACAGCATACACATACTCAATATATTGATCCTGAAATTTTCCGTGCATCATTTGTTTTACCTAAATATATAAAAGAAATAGTAGACGGAAAAGATTCTTAA
- a CDS encoding putative amidoligase domain-containing protein has protein sequence MDPMREELGILSDKEMTLQTLNLNNIPSVELVDPKTCSYPVIGRKHGHHSGRDIVIVNTKDQAIYEGYDYFTKIYAIDKEYCLEVEGLSVKTVQVVTSEHVVFNEIPIRTQAFGWKLEQINSMDVPEMLMNVAIRALYVTGAKSGFVKMGILENGECIVTDINSSESEWIENPLKPSVPFSMGADVEFMLSCDGELLPASTFFSVEGPVGCDERQIEQDSGEYALVEVRPEKANSSTELFENIQKLIEKASAQVPYENVHFRAGSMPFSGYQCGGHIHFGIPLSLSLLRALDHYLAIPVALIEESKTAKLRRKTNHGGLGRYREKPYGFEYLTLSSWIIDPRITLSTLALAQLVATHHHELKSEFLFHPLTQRAYYQGNKIFLKRMWKDIKANLMKTSSYPQYQNELSFLFEMIEKEIPCDESNDIRGNWNVKISKEIYDRGYIIQIPKKLRLKYGLKEGQSTIVSAGKAISTATVHSYPFSFRHSNMVQLSKSLRDKLSLPKDWCPKLSASEGIITLGPIIGILANRPFERQTTYFHHLCRLANEKRMLVYVFEPEDIDWEKKLVKGTTINGEGLFPFPAVIYDRYFIDGRKNILIDEVRAKLQAIYKIPFVNSSNLFQLTGDKWATYQLLMKEYEEFLPESRLVKKSADIAEMLDSYGEVYLKPLGGALSKGVMRIVRRPTGIFWFDLNKKELHQFSNMEELFTLLSPLMKNNPYLVQEGIRRKQHKDKNLEIRVYMQKNEKQIWLRTGMVARLTGEDVLTEDSETNMRLSKILNSLYPDPTDRRLVINQLAKISKNIVATVEEKVGPFGELAVDLCIDQYGSIKLLEINAKPDSLFSQIRAYKLRTLAGIRLLNYASSLAGYEEEKEDLA, from the coding sequence ATGGATCCAATGAGAGAAGAGTTAGGGATATTATCTGATAAAGAAATGACATTGCAAACTCTTAATCTGAATAATATACCGTCTGTTGAATTAGTTGACCCCAAAACCTGTTCATATCCAGTGATAGGGAGGAAGCATGGTCACCATAGCGGAAGAGATATTGTTATCGTAAATACAAAGGACCAAGCAATATATGAAGGATATGATTATTTTACGAAAATATATGCAATAGACAAAGAATATTGTCTAGAAGTGGAAGGGCTGAGCGTAAAAACAGTACAAGTAGTTACTAGTGAACATGTTGTATTTAATGAAATACCCATTCGAACGCAAGCCTTTGGGTGGAAATTAGAACAGATAAACAGTATGGATGTACCGGAAATGTTGATGAACGTAGCCATTCGAGCGCTCTACGTAACAGGGGCTAAAAGCGGCTTTGTTAAAATGGGGATATTAGAAAATGGAGAGTGTATTGTCACAGATATTAACTCATCAGAAAGCGAATGGATAGAAAATCCGTTAAAACCTAGTGTTCCTTTTAGCATGGGTGCTGATGTTGAGTTTATGTTAAGTTGTGATGGGGAGCTTCTACCAGCTTCTACTTTCTTTTCTGTTGAAGGTCCAGTAGGTTGTGATGAAAGGCAAATAGAGCAAGATAGCGGTGAGTATGCATTAGTAGAAGTTAGGCCTGAAAAAGCTAATTCATCAACAGAGTTATTTGAGAATATCCAAAAATTAATAGAAAAAGCATCTGCACAGGTACCATATGAAAATGTTCATTTTCGGGCAGGCAGCATGCCGTTTTCAGGGTATCAATGTGGGGGACATATTCATTTTGGCATTCCGCTTTCTTTATCCTTATTAAGAGCTCTTGACCACTACCTTGCTATCCCAGTAGCGCTGATAGAAGAATCTAAGACCGCTAAACTCAGACGGAAAACGAACCATGGAGGTCTTGGACGCTATCGTGAGAAACCGTATGGATTTGAGTATTTAACTTTAAGCTCTTGGATTATCGACCCTAGAATTACTCTCTCCACTTTAGCTCTTGCTCAGCTAGTTGCTACCCATCATCATGAATTAAAAAGCGAATTTTTATTTCACCCACTTACGCAGCGTGCCTACTATCAAGGGAATAAAATCTTTCTTAAACGGATGTGGAAAGATATCAAAGCGAATCTTATGAAAACATCTAGCTATCCACAATATCAAAATGAACTATCTTTTCTATTTGAAATGATAGAAAAAGAAATTCCTTGTGATGAATCAAATGATATTCGCGGGAATTGGAATGTAAAGATCTCTAAAGAAATCTATGACCGCGGATATATTATCCAAATCCCCAAAAAGCTCCGTTTAAAATACGGCCTCAAAGAGGGGCAGTCTACGATTGTTAGTGCAGGAAAGGCAATATCAACTGCAACTGTTCATTCTTATCCTTTTTCATTTCGCCATTCAAATATGGTTCAACTCTCTAAATCTCTCCGTGATAAACTATCTCTGCCAAAAGATTGGTGCCCCAAGCTATCAGCTTCAGAAGGCATCATAACTTTAGGTCCTATCATTGGCATTCTTGCTAACCGTCCTTTTGAAAGACAAACAACTTATTTCCATCATCTATGTCGCTTAGCAAATGAAAAGCGAATGCTTGTATATGTGTTTGAACCCGAAGATATTGATTGGGAGAAAAAACTGGTTAAAGGAACAACCATTAACGGTGAAGGGCTTTTTCCTTTTCCTGCTGTTATTTATGATCGTTATTTCATAGATGGTAGAAAAAATATTTTAATAGATGAAGTAAGGGCAAAACTTCAGGCGATTTATAAAATTCCTTTTGTTAATTCTTCAAACTTGTTTCAGCTTACTGGAGATAAGTGGGCAACATATCAACTTCTTATGAAAGAATATGAAGAATTTCTTCCAGAGTCACGTCTAGTAAAAAAATCTGCTGACATTGCGGAAATGCTTGATAGCTACGGAGAAGTTTATTTAAAACCGCTTGGCGGGGCCTTAAGTAAAGGAGTCATGCGCATAGTTCGCCGACCAACGGGCATCTTTTGGTTTGATCTTAATAAAAAAGAGTTGCATCAATTCAGTAATATGGAAGAATTATTTACTTTGCTCTCTCCTTTGATGAAAAACAATCCTTATCTTGTTCAAGAAGGAATTCGCAGAAAACAGCATAAAGATAAAAATTTAGAAATACGGGTTTATATGCAAAAAAATGAAAAGCAAATTTGGCTTCGAACGGGTATGGTTGCTCGTCTCACCGGTGAAGATGTGCTAACGGAAGATTCTGAAACGAATATGCGCCTCAGTAAAATATTGAACAGTTTATACCCTGATCCAACAGACAGAAGGCTCGTTATAAATCAATTAGCTAAAATATCTAAAAATATTGTTGCAACAGTAGAGGAGAAAGTGGGTCCTTTTGGGGAGCTGGCAGTAGATTTATGTATAGATCAGTATGGTTCCATAAAGTTACTCGAAATAAATGCAAAACCAGATAGTCTATTCTCACAAATTAGAGCCTATAAGCTGCGTACTTTGGCGGGGATTCGTCTGCTCAATTATGCGTCTTCACTGGCGGGTTACGAAGAAGAAAAGGAGGATTTAGCATGA
- a CDS encoding Mur ligase family protein, which produces MKNFTLNEILKQTGGDLCYGSGNPVIKHTINYAKKDIEDHTLIFHLDREPIRGKYWKENHSIVVITDRPELCTNLEGNIILVKTAQLEDAYWKFIEYYRGLFDLPVIGVTGTCGKTTTKEMIRQILIEDYKVKATWMSMNSMSVNLRYLTGIDDTTEVAVFEMPVAYPGYLKVACRYFQPQIRILLNIGIHHLADCETPEEYMKAKAEIVEGLDPNSGILILNADDENIKRVLDVSHFQGVVYIGKNDDSQFQAKDIKYANGGMAFTLKHQNKEYDAFIPGYGEHNVYNALAAIAAVFYVGVDISVAIQRLSLFEQVEEHLEFKRGMNECTVINDTWNSSPLSMATALKVLSDMSKEKQSIALLGYMPQLGEGPYAIKQYEEMGKKAAESKIDILVIVGDEAKAIGTGALKFGMAPNKVYFCKTGDEVHNVLAPYLNENTILLLKVTHRVMKKPTFKELRNKLIPDNEE; this is translated from the coding sequence ATGAAGAACTTCACATTAAATGAAATCCTTAAACAAACGGGGGGAGACCTTTGTTATGGATCAGGAAATCCTGTTATTAAACATACTATAAACTACGCTAAAAAGGATATAGAGGATCATACACTAATCTTTCATTTAGATAGAGAACCGATTAGAGGGAAGTATTGGAAAGAAAATCATTCAATTGTCGTTATAACAGACCGCCCGGAGCTGTGCACGAACTTAGAGGGAAATATTATTCTTGTTAAAACAGCTCAATTAGAAGATGCTTATTGGAAATTTATCGAATACTACCGAGGGCTTTTTGATCTTCCTGTTATTGGTGTGACGGGAACTTGTGGAAAAACGACCACTAAAGAGATGATCCGACAAATATTAATTGAAGATTATAAAGTGAAAGCTACGTGGATGAGTATGAATTCTATGTCTGTAAATCTACGTTATTTAACAGGTATTGATGATACGACAGAAGTAGCTGTTTTTGAGATGCCGGTCGCTTACCCAGGCTATCTAAAAGTTGCGTGCCGCTACTTTCAACCACAAATACGAATCTTATTAAATATAGGCATCCACCATCTCGCTGATTGTGAAACACCTGAAGAATATATGAAAGCAAAAGCCGAAATTGTAGAAGGCTTAGATCCAAATAGCGGCATTTTGATTTTAAACGCAGATGACGAAAATATTAAGAGAGTGCTTGATGTGAGTCATTTTCAAGGCGTTGTATATATAGGAAAAAATGATGATTCACAATTTCAAGCAAAAGATATTAAATATGCCAATGGGGGAATGGCTTTTACTTTAAAGCACCAAAACAAAGAGTACGACGCTTTTATCCCTGGATATGGTGAACATAATGTGTATAATGCACTGGCTGCCATTGCTGCTGTATTTTATGTTGGCGTTGATATTTCCGTTGCCATACAAAGACTTAGCTTATTTGAACAAGTAGAAGAACATTTGGAATTTAAAAGAGGAATGAACGAGTGTACGGTAATTAATGACACGTGGAACTCTTCACCTTTATCGATGGCTACAGCTCTTAAAGTTCTTAGTGATATGTCAAAAGAAAAACAATCTATCGCTTTATTAGGTTACATGCCTCAGCTAGGAGAAGGGCCTTATGCAATTAAACAATACGAAGAGATGGGGAAAAAAGCAGCGGAATCCAAAATTGACATTCTAGTTATAGTAGGAGATGAAGCAAAAGCTATCGGCACAGGAGCTTTAAAGTTTGGAATGGCTCCTAATAAAGTCTATTTTTGTAAGACCGGTGATGAAGTACACAATGTTTTAGCTCCGTATTTAAATGAAAATACAATACTTCTATTAAAAGTAACGCATCGTGTTATGAAAAAACCTACTTTTAAAGAATTAAGAAATAAACTTATTCCAGACAACGAAGAGTAA
- the aepX gene encoding phosphoenolpyruvate mutase — protein MKKTKQLRELIESKQLEFIMEAHSALSAKIVEEAGFKGIWASGLSLSAALGVRDNNEASWTQVLDILEFMSDATSVPILLDGDTGYGNFNNARRLVKKLEQRDIPGVCIEDKLFPKTNSFIKGEAQPLADINEFCGKIKAMKDSQQDEDFVVVSRVEAFIAGWGLKEALKRAEAYRQAGTDAVLIHSKRSDMTEIEAFMKEWGNRLPVIIVPTKYYSVPTDKFRDLGISLSIWANHNLRSSITAMQKTSAQIYYDKSLINVEKNVSPLEEVFRLQKAEELDIAEQLYLSSSNHSTNAMILVKESANKVLITEQMNQLKRVGVTNIIKVDSNKAMEDKAFPNKGELYHLYAARDKLGTATLISDSNIVYKTHVFEELIHESGDITIVAGADYELKGNQTSYVTAKLPYSKQLYSKTVDLIQMSCNPNSKNIHGEFIGLWKVSGKGTEVVKRALEELAQRKDFAQLTFSDFFNYINLIHPVAVKYTMGSWIDTETYTKIQKDGGEND, from the coding sequence ATGAAGAAGACTAAACAGCTACGAGAGTTGATAGAAAGTAAACAGCTAGAGTTTATTATGGAGGCTCACAGTGCGCTATCTGCAAAGATTGTAGAAGAAGCGGGATTCAAAGGGATATGGGCCAGTGGCCTGTCATTATCTGCAGCACTGGGTGTAAGAGATAATAACGAGGCTTCATGGACACAAGTATTAGACATATTAGAGTTTATGAGTGACGCAACGTCCGTTCCAATTCTTCTTGATGGCGATACAGGCTATGGGAATTTTAATAATGCAAGAAGATTGGTTAAGAAATTGGAGCAACGAGACATTCCAGGAGTGTGTATTGAAGATAAATTGTTTCCAAAAACAAACTCATTTATTAAAGGTGAAGCACAGCCACTTGCAGATATTAATGAATTTTGCGGCAAAATTAAAGCAATGAAAGATAGTCAACAAGATGAAGATTTTGTAGTGGTATCGCGCGTAGAAGCTTTTATTGCAGGGTGGGGGCTGAAAGAAGCTTTAAAGCGTGCAGAAGCTTATCGCCAAGCGGGAACCGACGCTGTTTTGATTCATAGTAAAAGGTCAGATATGACAGAGATTGAAGCTTTTATGAAAGAGTGGGGAAACAGGCTTCCGGTTATTATTGTTCCAACCAAATATTATTCGGTTCCAACTGATAAATTTAGAGATTTAGGAATTAGCTTGAGCATTTGGGCCAACCATAACTTAAGATCTTCCATTACAGCTATGCAGAAAACGTCCGCTCAGATTTATTACGATAAAAGTTTGATTAACGTAGAAAAAAATGTCTCTCCGCTTGAGGAAGTTTTCCGTCTTCAAAAAGCTGAAGAGCTTGATATTGCAGAGCAGCTTTATTTAAGCTCTTCTAATCATAGCACGAACGCTATGATTCTGGTAAAAGAATCAGCAAATAAAGTTTTAATAACTGAGCAGATGAATCAGTTAAAAAGAGTCGGCGTGACAAATATTATAAAAGTAGATAGTAACAAAGCTATGGAGGATAAGGCGTTTCCTAATAAAGGAGAATTATATCATCTTTATGCTGCAAGAGATAAGCTAGGAACTGCTACTTTAATAAGCGATAGTAACATCGTGTATAAAACACATGTTTTTGAGGAGTTAATTCATGAAAGTGGCGATATCACTATCGTAGCAGGAGCTGATTACGAGTTAAAAGGGAATCAAACATCTTATGTAACCGCTAAACTTCCCTATTCCAAACAGCTGTATTCCAAAACAGTAGACTTGATTCAAATGTCATGCAATCCAAACTCTAAAAACATTCATGGTGAATTCATTGGTCTTTGGAAAGTTTCAGGAAAAGGCACTGAGGTTGTAAAAAGAGCTTTAGAAGAACTGGCACAAAGAAAAGATTTTGCTCAGCTCACGTTCTCTGATTTCTTTAATTATATTAATCTAATTCATCCGGTTGCTGTTAAATATACGATGGGGTCATGGATAGATACCGAAACGTATACAAAGATTCAAAAAGATGGTGGGGAAAATGATTAG
- the aepY gene encoding phosphonopyruvate decarboxylase translates to MISTSVFGTQLKKLGFQFYSGVPCSYLKHLINYAINECEYVAAANEGEAVAIAAGASIAGNKAVVLMQNSGLANAVSPLTSLIHPFKIPVLGFVSFRGEPGFPDEPQHELMGEITPALLNTMKIKWEYLSFDFVEVKKQLQRANQAVENNESYFFIVKKGTFEPVKLLEKSMKNFTPKMKSEQVTTNELPSRYEALQVVNSLKDNDTIQVAATGKTGRELYEIEDARNNFYMVGSMGCVSSIGLGLALSRNEKTIITIDGDGALLMRMGNLATNGYYCPANLLHILLDNQTHDSTGGQHTVSHNINFVDIASSCGYQNSIHVHNLNELETYIKQWKSDKKLTFLYLKIAKGSKKNLGRPEMKPYEVKERLQVFLDD, encoded by the coding sequence ATGATTAGTACATCCGTATTTGGAACTCAATTAAAAAAACTAGGTTTTCAATTTTATAGCGGGGTTCCTTGTTCCTATCTTAAACATCTTATTAACTACGCTATCAACGAATGTGAATACGTTGCAGCAGCAAACGAAGGAGAAGCGGTAGCGATTGCTGCTGGCGCATCAATTGCTGGTAACAAAGCGGTTGTTTTAATGCAGAACTCCGGATTAGCAAATGCTGTTTCCCCTTTAACCTCTCTTATTCATCCGTTTAAAATTCCTGTCCTTGGATTTGTCAGTTTTCGTGGAGAACCTGGATTTCCAGATGAACCGCAGCATGAATTAATGGGAGAAATTACTCCTGCCCTGCTAAATACGATGAAAATAAAATGGGAATATTTATCTTTTGATTTTGTGGAAGTTAAAAAACAATTACAGCGGGCTAATCAAGCTGTTGAAAATAATGAAAGCTATTTCTTTATTGTAAAAAAAGGAACGTTTGAGCCAGTTAAGCTTTTAGAAAAATCAATGAAAAACTTTACTCCTAAAATGAAAAGTGAACAGGTAACAACTAACGAGTTACCTTCAAGGTATGAGGCATTACAAGTAGTTAATTCATTAAAAGACAATGATACCATTCAGGTGGCCGCTACAGGAAAAACTGGAAGAGAGCTTTACGAAATAGAAGACGCAAGAAATAATTTTTATATGGTTGGATCTATGGGGTGCGTTAGTTCCATTGGTTTAGGCTTAGCTTTGAGCAGAAATGAAAAAACCATCATTACGATTGATGGAGACGGAGCTTTGCTTATGCGCATGGGAAATCTAGCAACCAATGGATACTATTGTCCGGCAAATTTATTACACATTCTTCTAGACAATCAAACCCATGATTCTACAGGGGGACAACATACGGTCTCTCATAACATTAATTTTGTAGATATTGCTTCTTCCTGTGGGTATCAAAATTCCATTCATGTTCATAACTTAAATGAGTTAGAGACGTATATAAAACAGTGGAAAAGTGATAAAAAATTAACGTTTTTATATCTTAAAATAGCGAAAGGATCTAAAAAGAACCTGGGGCGTCCTGAAATGAAGCCTTATGAAGTCAAAGAAAGATTGCAGGTGTTTTTAGATGATTAA
- a CDS encoding 2-aminoethylphosphonate aminotransferase, translating into MIKTAVILAAGMGSRIRKRAGNRPKGFLMIDEKSIIEHSISKLVEAGVKTIFIGTGYMKEEYEKLMLRYPQIKCVYNSRYETTGSLFTLYQFKNYIKEDFLLLESDVIYEKRALKTLVNHSRSDVILASKLNGAGDEVYIETDENNNLKNMSKQKEELNSIYAELVGLTKLSYATFQRLCDEANTLFLLNQSIDYEYGLVKISEKANVYIHKLDNLAWCEVDDEDHWARATTIVYPIIKAREGIPHGVKRNILLNPGPATTTDTVKYAQIVEDICPREKEFGETMEFISTELTKFVGNPEKYTTVLFGGSGTAAVESILSSVIDNGTVVIINNGPYGERMCKIAEIYGLNYLEYKSSAEQAIDMNDLEIFIKKISTNVSYLALVHCETSTGLLNDIEQIGEFCAVKNIEMIVDAMSSYAAVPIDMQKMNISYLAASANKNLQGMAGVSFVIANKERLEKTEQMKPRNLYLHLYDQYHYFQMNKQMRFTPPIQTIYALKQAIIETQWEGIETRYERYSKSWTTLTDGITRLGLTYLVPETHHSKIITSILEPSDKKYNFDIMHDFFYKQGFTIYPGKIDKLKTFRIANIGDITYRDIERFLHLLEQYLKDLKGE; encoded by the coding sequence ATGATTAAGACAGCTGTTATTCTAGCTGCAGGGATGGGGAGCAGGATTCGTAAAAGAGCTGGAAATCGCCCTAAAGGGTTTTTGATGATTGATGAAAAATCGATTATTGAACATTCCATTTCGAAGTTAGTAGAAGCAGGAGTTAAGACGATTTTTATTGGAACAGGTTATATGAAAGAAGAATATGAAAAGCTAATGCTTAGATACCCTCAAATAAAATGTGTTTATAATTCTAGATACGAAACAACGGGAAGTCTGTTTACGCTGTATCAATTTAAAAATTATATTAAAGAAGATTTTTTACTATTGGAATCAGATGTAATTTATGAAAAAAGGGCTTTGAAAACATTAGTAAACCATTCGAGATCAGATGTAATACTAGCGAGTAAATTGAACGGTGCTGGCGATGAAGTTTATATCGAAACTGATGAAAATAATAACCTTAAGAATATGTCAAAACAAAAAGAAGAGTTGAATAGTATCTATGCAGAATTAGTTGGTTTAACCAAACTCTCTTATGCTACATTTCAGAGACTTTGTGATGAAGCAAATACCCTGTTTCTGCTCAATCAATCGATTGATTATGAATATGGCCTCGTTAAAATTTCAGAAAAAGCAAATGTGTATATTCATAAACTGGACAATTTGGCATGGTGTGAAGTGGATGATGAAGATCACTGGGCAAGAGCAACTACTATTGTTTATCCGATTATTAAAGCTCGAGAAGGCATTCCACATGGCGTTAAGAGAAACATACTCCTAAATCCTGGACCGGCAACTACAACAGATACCGTCAAATATGCTCAAATAGTGGAGGACATTTGTCCGAGAGAAAAAGAATTTGGAGAGACGATGGAATTTATCTCTACTGAATTAACAAAATTTGTTGGGAATCCAGAGAAGTATACTACGGTATTATTCGGCGGATCTGGAACAGCGGCAGTGGAATCTATTTTAAGTTCAGTAATTGATAACGGTACTGTTGTTATTATCAATAATGGTCCATACGGTGAGAGAATGTGTAAAATCGCTGAAATTTATGGGCTGAATTATTTAGAATATAAAAGCTCTGCCGAGCAGGCTATTGATATGAACGACTTAGAAATTTTTATAAAAAAGATTTCAACGAACGTTTCTTATCTGGCGCTTGTTCACTGTGAAACTTCAACAGGGCTTCTTAATGATATTGAACAAATTGGGGAATTTTGTGCAGTGAAAAATATCGAAATGATTGTGGATGCAATGAGTTCGTATGCAGCTGTTCCAATTGACATGCAAAAAATGAATATAAGCTATCTGGCTGCAAGTGCAAATAAAAACCTTCAAGGAATGGCAGGCGTGTCGTTTGTTATAGCAAATAAAGAACGGTTAGAAAAAACGGAGCAAATGAAGCCCCGTAACCTTTATCTTCATTTATATGATCAGTATCACTATTTCCAAATGAATAAACAAATGCGTTTTACGCCTCCTATTCAGACTATTTATGCCTTAAAGCAGGCAATTATAGAAACTCAGTGGGAAGGAATTGAGACAAGATATGAACGCTACTCAAAATCATGGACTACTTTAACTGATGGAATTACTCGGCTTGGGTTAACCTATTTGGTTCCTGAAACACATCATTCTAAAATTATTACCTCTATCCTCGAGCCTTCCGATAAAAAGTATAATTTTGATATCATGCATGATTTTTTTTATAAACAAGGATTTACCATTTATCCTGGTAAAATTGATAAATTAAAAACGTTTCGAATAGCAAATATTGGTGATATCACATATAGAGATATAGAAAGATTTCTTCACCTTCTTGAACAATATCTTAAAGATTTAAAAGGAGAGTGA